A window of the Helianthus annuus cultivar XRQ/B chromosome 4, HanXRQr2.0-SUNRISE, whole genome shotgun sequence genome harbors these coding sequences:
- the LOC110936633 gene encoding uncharacterized protein LOC110936633, whose protein sequence is MATRSVGNSWKQLSFNLIKRTFSTCSPGSNPSTTVSKSKRKKKKNLFEVAHFLPNWGIGFHMAKTHWSGVAYQITKINLYKDGKHGKAWGIVHKDGVPAADAPKKISGVHKRCWKYIPNSKKTEQITSLPQPEPEVQAT, encoded by the exons ATGGCAACCAGATCAGTAGGTAATTCATGGAAGCAATTATCGTTCAACTTAATCAAGCGAACCTTTAGCACATGTTCTCCTGGTTCAAACCCTAGCACAACAGtatcgaaatctaagaggaagaagaagaagaacttGTTCGAGGTGGCTCACTTTCTTCCTAATTGGGGAATCGGTTTTCATATGGCCAAAACTCACTGGTCTGGTGTTGCTTATCAGATTACAAAGATTAATCTATATAAG GATGGTAAGCATGGGAAGGCTTGGGGAATTGTTCACAAAGATG GTGTACCCGCTGCTGATGCTCCAAAGAAAATTAGTGGCGTTCATAAGCGTTGTTGGAAGTACATTCCTAACTCAAAGAAAACCGAACAAATCACATCTCTACCACAACCTGAACCAGAGGTTCAAGCCACATGA